In Erigeron canadensis isolate Cc75 chromosome 1, C_canadensis_v1, whole genome shotgun sequence, a single window of DNA contains:
- the LOC122586156 gene encoding uncharacterized protein LOC122586156 — MDGQICCMVLRINLDCNSCCRKMRRNILNMKEIEKHLIEKQQNRVSVCGRFKPADVAIRLRKKMNRRVEILEIEELANHYEAERQASTVNHYKY; from the exons ATGGATGGACAG ATATGTTGCATGGTGTTAAGGATTAACCTTGATTGCAACTCATGTTGCAGAAAAATGAGAAGAAACATTTTAAACATGAAAG AAATAGAGAAGCACTTGatagaaaaacaacaaaatagaGTAAGCGTATGTGGGAGGTTTAAACCAGCGGATGTTGCCATAAGGTTAAGGAAAAAAATGAATCGTCGAGTTGAAATTCTTGAAATTGAAGAATTGGCCAACCATTATGAGGCAGAACGTCAAGCATCAACCGTAAATCATTACAAATATTGA